From Echinicola soli, a single genomic window includes:
- a CDS encoding AI-2E family transporter, whose amino-acid sequence MEKQYPSSIILAAKLIVLFLTVAVAYFLKSVLVPLMFALVISIMLFPLCSFLERIKLPRAAASIISVIVASMILSGLLYFIVHQVIVIGKDGQDIANNFGNIYDSIQGWLESTFGLQPGELTQRIREEGQKSLSGVGKYLTSVFSSAGGTLANGILVPLYTFFFLYYRDFFKDFLIQAVKGASASKMVDTIDKIYHVIQSYLLGLVMVMGIIAVLNTVGLLLMGLEYAWFFGTLAAILILIPYIGVAIGSVIPALFALATMDSYWYALGVIGWFQVVQFLEGNFITPNIVGGKVSLNPLIAIISLLLGGMLFGLGGLILAIPMVAVMKIIFEMTDATKPFSFLIGEPDADHLKKDSYEKLLDKHQLNKEKEEE is encoded by the coding sequence ATGGAAAAGCAATACCCCAGTAGCATCATACTGGCAGCAAAGTTAATCGTCCTGTTTCTGACAGTGGCCGTCGCCTACTTTTTAAAAAGTGTGTTGGTGCCTTTGATGTTTGCATTGGTAATATCTATTATGTTATTTCCATTATGTAGCTTTTTGGAAAGAATAAAACTGCCAAGGGCGGCAGCCTCCATCATTTCGGTCATTGTGGCGTCCATGATTCTTTCAGGGCTGTTGTATTTTATAGTACACCAGGTAATTGTTATTGGAAAGGACGGCCAGGATATTGCCAATAATTTTGGTAATATCTATGATAGCATCCAAGGTTGGTTAGAGTCCACATTTGGCCTGCAGCCAGGGGAATTGACACAGCGAATCCGTGAGGAGGGCCAAAAGTCCCTTTCCGGTGTAGGAAAATACCTGACATCTGTTTTCAGCTCAGCCGGCGGGACACTTGCCAATGGCATCCTTGTGCCACTCTACACATTCTTTTTCTTGTATTACAGGGATTTCTTTAAAGATTTCCTCATTCAGGCTGTCAAAGGAGCTTCCGCAAGTAAAATGGTGGATACGATCGATAAAATTTATCATGTCATCCAGAGCTACCTTTTGGGGCTGGTGATGGTCATGGGGATCATTGCAGTGCTCAATACGGTGGGCTTATTGCTCATGGGATTGGAATACGCTTGGTTTTTCGGTACTCTTGCAGCAATATTGATATTGATCCCTTATATCGGGGTGGCCATCGGTTCTGTTATTCCAGCCCTTTTTGCGCTGGCTACGATGGACAGTTATTGGTACGCGCTGGGTGTTATTGGCTGGTTTCAGGTGGTACAGTTTCTGGAGGGGAATTTCATTACACCAAATATCGTAGGAGGAAAAGTAAGCCTTAATCCGCTGATTGCCATCATCTCACTGCTTTTGGGTGGGATGTTATTTGGATTGGGAGGATTGATTTTGGCTATTCCTATGGTGGCTGTGATGAAGATTATTTTTGAAATGACCGATGCTACAAAGCCATTTAGTTTCTTGATTGGTGAGCCTGATGCAGACCATCTAAAGAAAGATTCTTACGAAAAATTACTCGATAAACACCAGCTGAACAAAGAGAAAGAAGAAGAATAA
- a CDS encoding YqaE/Pmp3 family membrane protein → MTNIIRIILAVILPPLGVFFTVGLGKSFWINVLLTLLGFIPGIIHAIWIIAKQSE, encoded by the coding sequence ATGACAAATATCATTCGTATTATACTGGCCGTGATATTACCTCCCTTGGGGGTGTTTTTCACCGTGGGATTGGGCAAGTCCTTTTGGATCAATGTCCTCCTGACGTTGTTGGGATTTATTCCGGGGATCATCCATGCGATATGGATTATTGCTAAGCAAAGTGAGTAA
- a CDS encoding ion transporter, whose amino-acid sequence MKLTRKRLAHIVFESDDVASKRFDVILLVAILGSVTIAILDSVKALHNAYGTVFYLLEWGFTILFTVEYLLRVWLSRRTTGYVFSFYGIVDLLAILPTYLSLVVANSHFLAVVRALRFLRVLRVLKLGRYLREAQVLTEALYNSRLKIQVFLGSVVTIVLVMGTVMFFIEGPESGFTSIPTAMYWAIVTLTTVGYGDISPATPLGQLMASLIMLLGYAIIAVPTGIVTSEISASTKRSKQDQRSCHTCHATGHDEDAYHCKYCGTRL is encoded by the coding sequence ATGAAGTTGACAAGGAAAAGGCTGGCGCATATTGTTTTTGAATCCGATGATGTCGCCTCCAAGCGTTTTGACGTGATACTGTTGGTGGCGATTTTGGGCAGTGTGACGATAGCGATTTTAGATTCTGTAAAAGCATTGCACAATGCATATGGGACGGTGTTTTATCTCTTAGAGTGGGGTTTTACCATCCTTTTTACCGTTGAATACTTGCTGAGGGTCTGGCTAAGCCGACGTACGACAGGCTATGTCTTTAGTTTTTACGGAATAGTGGATCTACTGGCGATCTTGCCCACTTATCTTAGCTTGGTCGTGGCCAATAGCCATTTCTTGGCAGTGGTCAGGGCACTGCGGTTTTTGAGGGTACTAAGGGTCCTGAAACTCGGTCGATACCTGCGAGAGGCGCAAGTACTGACCGAGGCATTATATAATAGCCGATTAAAGATCCAGGTATTCTTGGGATCTGTCGTGACCATCGTTTTGGTAATGGGCACGGTCATGTTTTTTATAGAAGGGCCGGAGAGCGGGTTTACCAGCATCCCAACAGCCATGTACTGGGCTATCGTCACTTTGACGACGGTAGGGTATGGTGACATTTCTCCTGCAACTCCACTTGGCCAACTTATGGCTTCATTGATCATGCTGTTGGGCTATGCGATCATCGCGGTTCCTACGGGGATTGTCACCTCTGAAATATCAGCTTCTACAAAGCGTAGCAAGCAAGATCAGCGGTCTTGCCATACCTGTCATGCTACCGGGCATGATGAAGACGCCTATCACTGCAAATATTGTGGAACAAGACTTTGA
- a CDS encoding TrkH family potassium uptake protein — protein sequence MNLDKKLIKQIIEKVILVLSFAGFALVIYEEGFEKPLLTEADSHLLLKIMLSSIWAGYLALYFLIKSKTPFSNKRISELVAILIISGILLFIFTDYAIPGLDVVTQATTDRFLVDLLVAGVFLIELSKVSLGVNELQLNPPLIFILSFLVLILIGTVLLMLPNATNGPIHLIDALFTSTSAVCVTGLIVLDTAKDFTLFGQLIIMLLFQLGGLGMMTFTSFFGFFFRGSFSIQNQLFLKDFINEDNFGEIFSTLMKVILFTFLVEGVAAILIFFSLNSDLFSGVGEMIFFSIFHSISGFCNAGFSILSNGLYEQGFRDNYNMQLIIAVSIILGGIGFPVVLNYYGYLKHFIRGMFRKIVFKESYRHLPRVVNIGTRLIVLTTGVLILVGFVSYWILETNHTLAGLDTYGKLVTSFFGAVTPRTAGFNTVDMSVLSVPTVLIYLLLMWIGASPGSTGGGLKTSTFAVAILSSFSIAKGKDRVEVFRREISSSTLRKAFAVTFLSFMVIGTAVFALMLFDRDLPLMSVVFEAFSAFSTVGLSLGITGDLSFGSKMVLILTMFIGRVGILTLLIAISKGVKNLSYRYPEESVFIT from the coding sequence ATGAATCTTGATAAGAAGCTGATCAAACAAATCATCGAAAAAGTAATCCTGGTACTTAGCTTTGCTGGATTTGCCTTGGTGATTTATGAGGAAGGTTTTGAAAAGCCGCTTTTGACCGAAGCAGATTCTCATTTGCTGCTGAAAATCATGTTGTCGTCCATTTGGGCAGGTTACCTTGCCTTGTACTTTTTGATCAAATCCAAAACACCTTTTAGCAATAAACGGATTTCGGAACTGGTGGCCATATTGATCATCAGTGGTATCCTCCTGTTTATCTTTACAGATTACGCCATTCCTGGGCTGGATGTGGTCACCCAAGCGACGACCGACCGGTTCTTGGTGGATTTACTGGTAGCAGGGGTGTTTTTGATTGAGCTTTCCAAAGTGAGTTTGGGCGTTAATGAATTGCAGTTAAATCCTCCGCTGATATTTATTCTCAGCTTTTTGGTGCTGATCTTGATTGGCACGGTACTGTTAATGCTGCCAAATGCAACCAATGGCCCCATTCACTTAATTGATGCCCTTTTTACTTCCACAAGTGCGGTTTGTGTTACCGGCCTTATCGTATTGGATACAGCCAAGGATTTTACCCTATTCGGACAATTGATCATTATGCTGTTGTTCCAGCTGGGAGGTTTGGGAATGATGACTTTCACGAGTTTCTTTGGCTTCTTCTTTCGCGGGAGCTTTAGTATCCAAAACCAGCTTTTCCTAAAGGATTTTATCAATGAGGATAATTTTGGAGAGATATTCAGTACACTGATGAAAGTCATCCTATTTACGTTTCTGGTGGAGGGCGTTGCTGCGATACTGATATTTTTCTCATTGAATAGCGATTTGTTCAGTGGTGTAGGTGAAATGATATTCTTCAGTATCTTTCATAGTATTTCCGGCTTCTGTAATGCAGGGTTCAGCATCCTGAGCAATGGCCTTTATGAGCAAGGCTTCCGGGATAATTATAATATGCAGCTTATCATTGCTGTTTCTATTATTTTGGGAGGTATAGGTTTTCCTGTAGTGCTTAATTATTATGGTTACTTGAAGCATTTCATCCGGGGGATGTTTAGAAAGATCGTTTTCAAGGAAAGCTATCGACATTTGCCCAGGGTAGTCAATATTGGAACACGGTTGATTGTACTGACGACAGGGGTTTTGATTTTGGTAGGCTTTGTTTCCTATTGGATTTTGGAAACAAACCATACTTTGGCGGGATTAGACACCTATGGGAAGCTCGTGACCTCGTTCTTTGGGGCAGTGACGCCCCGGACGGCAGGGTTTAATACTGTGGACATGTCGGTACTTTCAGTGCCTACAGTGCTGATTTATTTGCTCTTGATGTGGATAGGGGCTTCTCCAGGTTCCACCGGAGGGGGCTTGAAGACCAGTACCTTTGCAGTGGCCATTTTAAGTTCCTTCAGCATTGCTAAAGGGAAAGACAGGGTGGAAGTGTTTAGAAGGGAAATTTCCAGTAGTACGCTCAGAAAAGCTTTTGCGGTGACATTTCTTTCTTTTATGGTCATTGGAACAGCGGTTTTTGCCTTGATGTTGTTTGATAGGGATTTGCCATTGATGAGTGTGGTTTTTGAGGCTTTTTCGGCTTTTTCCACGGTGGGGCTAAGTCTTGGCATAACAGGGGACTTGAGCTTTGGAAGTAAAATGGTATTGATACTGACCATGTTTATTGGTAGGGTAGGGATACTCACATTGCTGATTGCCATTAGCAAGGGGGTTAAGAACTTGAGTTATCGCTATCCAGAAGAAAGTGTCTTTATCACCTAA
- a CDS encoding potassium channel family protein, with product MKFIIVGMGNFGAYLAARLTDKGHEVIGVDSDMSKIEGVKEKVTHTICMNATDKQAVKNLPIKDTDVVLIAIGEDMGASIMATAVFKELQAKRIISRAITNTHETVIKAIGIDEIIHPEEETAERLAKKLEMKGVIDSFDISDGFNIVELNAPKEFIGKTIGETDVRNRFNVNILTIIKIRNRPNLFGDMQERQKVLGVVSGSTVIEENDILVLFGDFKDIQKVLDLNEE from the coding sequence ATGAAATTTATCATAGTAGGAATGGGGAATTTTGGGGCTTATTTAGCTGCCCGACTGACCGATAAGGGCCATGAGGTCATCGGTGTGGACAGTGATATGTCCAAAATCGAAGGGGTCAAGGAAAAGGTGACCCATACCATCTGCATGAATGCCACCGATAAACAGGCTGTCAAAAACCTGCCGATAAAGGATACTGACGTCGTGCTGATCGCTATTGGTGAAGATATGGGGGCATCTATTATGGCCACTGCGGTATTTAAGGAGTTGCAGGCCAAACGGATTATCAGCCGCGCCATTACCAATACCCACGAGACGGTAATTAAGGCCATCGGTATTGACGAAATCATCCACCCAGAGGAAGAGACTGCCGAGCGATTGGCCAAGAAACTGGAGATGAAAGGAGTGATCGACAGTTTTGATATTTCTGACGGTTTTAATATCGTAGAACTCAATGCTCCAAAAGAATTTATTGGCAAGACCATCGGCGAAACAGATGTGAGAAATCGCTTTAATGTCAATATCCTAACCATTATCAAGATCAGAAATCGACCAAATCTTTTCGGAGATATGCAGGAGCGTCAAAAGGTCTTGGGTGTGGTCAGTGGCAGTACGGTCATTGAAGAGAACGATATACTGGTACTTTTTGGTGATTTCAAGGATATCCAAAAAGTGTTGGACTTAAACGAGGAGTAG